The proteins below are encoded in one region of Juglans microcarpa x Juglans regia isolate MS1-56 chromosome 4D, Jm3101_v1.0, whole genome shotgun sequence:
- the LOC121260792 gene encoding AP-2 complex subunit sigma, whose amino-acid sequence MIRFILLQNRQGKTRLAKYYVPLEDSEKHKVEYEVHRLVVNRDPKFTNFVEFRTHKVIYRRYAGLFFSLCVDITDNELAYLECIHLFVEILDHFFSNVCELDLVFNFHKVYLILDEFILAGELQETSKKAIIERMGELEKLE is encoded by the exons aTG ATCCGGTTCATACTATTACAGAACAGGCAGGGAAAGACCCGTCTTGCCAAGTACTATGTTCCTCTCGAAGATTCCGAGAAGCACAAGGTCGAATACGAG GTCCATCGATTGGTAGTAAACAGAGATCCCAAGTTCACAAATTTCGTCGAG TTCCGCACACACAAAGTAATCTATAGGCGATATGCGGGGTTATTTTTCTCACTCTGTGTTGACATTACTGACAATGAGTTGGCCTATTTGGAGTGCATCCATTTATTTGTGGAGATATTGGATCATTTCTTCAGCAATGTGTGCGAGCTAGATTTGGTTTTCAACTTTCACAAG gTATATCTTATACTTGATGAATTCATTCTTGCTGGAGAGCTCCAAGAAACAAGCAAAAAG GCTATTATTGAGAGAATGGGGGAACTGGAAAAGTTAGAGTGA
- the LOC121260791 gene encoding hexokinase-2, chloroplastic isoform X2: protein MLTVSQLGLNEKGLFYALDLGGTNFRVLRVQLGGKEDGVIATESEQVSIPQDLMFGTSEELFNFIASGLGKFAQREGGKFSMQSGRKREIGFTFSFPVRQTSIDSGILIKWTKGFAVSGTAGRDVVACLNEAMERQGLEMQVSALVNDAVGTLAGARYWDDDVMVAVILGTGTNACYIEWMDAIPKLQSHVSSSGRTIINTEWGAFSKGLPLTVFDRDMDAATINPGEQIFEKTISGMYLGEIVRRVLLKMAEEGALFGDSSPEKLSTPFVLRTPDVCAMQQDDSDDLKVVGSILHDLASVESNISARKIVVEVCDTIVKRGGRLAGAGIVGILQKMEEDSKGLIFGKRTVVAMDGGLYEHYPQYRRYLQDAVTELLGSELSKNVVIEHTKDGSGIGAALLAAANSMYGHDL, encoded by the exons ATGTTGACAGTCTCCCAACTGGGTCT gaaTGAGAAAGGGTTGTTCTATGCGCTGGATCTTGGTGGAACAAACTTTCGGGTGCTGAGGGTTCAGTTAGGTGGGAAGGAAGATGGTGTGATCGCAACCGAGTCCGAGCAAGTATCAATTCCTCAAGATCTCATGTTTGGTACCTCTGAG GagcttttcaattttattgctTCTGGGTTGGGAAAATTTGCTCAAAGGGAGGGTGGGAAGTTTAGCATGCAATCTggaaggaaaagagaaattgGATTCACATTTTCTTTCCCCGTGAGGCAGACGTCTATAGATTCTGGCATACTAATCAAGTGGACCAAGGGGTTTGCGGTCTCTGGAACG GCCGGAAGAGATGTAGTGGCTTGTTTGAATGAGGCAATGGAAAGGCAAGGACTGGAGATGCAAGTATCTGCCCTG GTTAATGATGCAGTCGGGACGTTAGCTGGAGCAAGGTACTGGGATGATGATGTCATGGTTGCCGTCATTTTGGGTACTGGAACGAATGCTTGCTATATTGAATGGATGGATGCTATTCCTAAGCTTCAGAGTCATGTGTCTTCTTCGGGAAGAACG ATTATAAATACTGAGTGGGGAGCGTTCTCAAAAGGTCTTCCTTTAACTGTTTTTGATAGAGATATGGATGCTGCAACTATTAATCCTGGTGAGCAG ATCTTTGAGAAGACAATCTCTGGAATGTATCTTGGTGAAATTGTAAGAAGAGTGCTACTGAAGATGGCTGAAGAAGGAGCTCTGTTTGGTGATTCTTCTCCAGAAAAACTGTCCACACCGTTTGTACTCCG GACCCCAGATGTTTGTGCTATGCAGCAGGATGACTCTGATGATCTTAAAGTTGTTGGCTCAATTCTCCATGATTTAGCTTCG GTCGAGAGCAACATAAGTGCAAGGAAGATTGTCGTGGAGGTTTGCGACACTATAGTGAAGAGAGGTGGCCGCTTAGCTGGTGCAGGAATTGTGGGAATCCTGCAAAAGATGGAGGAGGATTCAAAAGGTCTGATATTTGGGAAGAGGACAGTGGTGGCTATGGATGGAGGCTTGTATGAACATTACCCCCAGTATAGAAGATACCTGCAGGATGCGGTTACAGAGCTTCTAGGGTCGGAATTATCAAAGAATGTGGTTATAGAACACACTAAAGATGGGTCTGGTATAGGAGCTGCTCTCTTGGCAGCAGCCAACTCGATGTACGGTCACGACTTGTAG
- the LOC121260791 gene encoding hexokinase-2, chloroplastic isoform X1 yields MFVAATYPAVGSFCLPRSLRRTPRFRMAVRSSAISVGPLLTKLKHDCATPLPVLHHVANAMAADMRSGLAIDGGSDLKMILSYVDSLPTGNEKGLFYALDLGGTNFRVLRVQLGGKEDGVIATESEQVSIPQDLMFGTSEELFNFIASGLGKFAQREGGKFSMQSGRKREIGFTFSFPVRQTSIDSGILIKWTKGFAVSGTAGRDVVACLNEAMERQGLEMQVSALVNDAVGTLAGARYWDDDVMVAVILGTGTNACYIEWMDAIPKLQSHVSSSGRTIINTEWGAFSKGLPLTVFDRDMDAATINPGEQIFEKTISGMYLGEIVRRVLLKMAEEGALFGDSSPEKLSTPFVLRTPDVCAMQQDDSDDLKVVGSILHDLASVESNISARKIVVEVCDTIVKRGGRLAGAGIVGILQKMEEDSKGLIFGKRTVVAMDGGLYEHYPQYRRYLQDAVTELLGSELSKNVVIEHTKDGSGIGAALLAAANSMYGHDL; encoded by the exons ATGTTTGTCGCCGCGACCTACCCCGCAGTCGGATCGTTTTGTCTCCCACGATCCCTCCGGCGTACGCCTCGGTTCAGGATGGCCGTTCGATCTAGCGCGATCTCCGTCGGCCCATTACTCACCAAGTTAAAGCACGACTGTGCAACTCCCTTGCCTGTCCTCCACCACGTGGCGAACGCCATGGCTGCCGATATGCGCTCTGGGCTTGCGATTGACGGTGGCAGTGATCTCAAGATGATACTCAGCTATGTTGACAGTCTCCCAACTGG gaaTGAGAAAGGGTTGTTCTATGCGCTGGATCTTGGTGGAACAAACTTTCGGGTGCTGAGGGTTCAGTTAGGTGGGAAGGAAGATGGTGTGATCGCAACCGAGTCCGAGCAAGTATCAATTCCTCAAGATCTCATGTTTGGTACCTCTGAG GagcttttcaattttattgctTCTGGGTTGGGAAAATTTGCTCAAAGGGAGGGTGGGAAGTTTAGCATGCAATCTggaaggaaaagagaaattgGATTCACATTTTCTTTCCCCGTGAGGCAGACGTCTATAGATTCTGGCATACTAATCAAGTGGACCAAGGGGTTTGCGGTCTCTGGAACG GCCGGAAGAGATGTAGTGGCTTGTTTGAATGAGGCAATGGAAAGGCAAGGACTGGAGATGCAAGTATCTGCCCTG GTTAATGATGCAGTCGGGACGTTAGCTGGAGCAAGGTACTGGGATGATGATGTCATGGTTGCCGTCATTTTGGGTACTGGAACGAATGCTTGCTATATTGAATGGATGGATGCTATTCCTAAGCTTCAGAGTCATGTGTCTTCTTCGGGAAGAACG ATTATAAATACTGAGTGGGGAGCGTTCTCAAAAGGTCTTCCTTTAACTGTTTTTGATAGAGATATGGATGCTGCAACTATTAATCCTGGTGAGCAG ATCTTTGAGAAGACAATCTCTGGAATGTATCTTGGTGAAATTGTAAGAAGAGTGCTACTGAAGATGGCTGAAGAAGGAGCTCTGTTTGGTGATTCTTCTCCAGAAAAACTGTCCACACCGTTTGTACTCCG GACCCCAGATGTTTGTGCTATGCAGCAGGATGACTCTGATGATCTTAAAGTTGTTGGCTCAATTCTCCATGATTTAGCTTCG GTCGAGAGCAACATAAGTGCAAGGAAGATTGTCGTGGAGGTTTGCGACACTATAGTGAAGAGAGGTGGCCGCTTAGCTGGTGCAGGAATTGTGGGAATCCTGCAAAAGATGGAGGAGGATTCAAAAGGTCTGATATTTGGGAAGAGGACAGTGGTGGCTATGGATGGAGGCTTGTATGAACATTACCCCCAGTATAGAAGATACCTGCAGGATGCGGTTACAGAGCTTCTAGGGTCGGAATTATCAAAGAATGTGGTTATAGAACACACTAAAGATGGGTCTGGTATAGGAGCTGCTCTCTTGGCAGCAGCCAACTCGATGTACGGTCACGACTTGTAG
- the LOC121259125 gene encoding WEB family protein At1g75720-like → MNMDKEDGVVVIKRVEIDTRAPFRSVKEAVTLFGEKVLAGELYASKLKEMHSGGSEINGHGPSRLGNVAISELEETRQSLQKAKEEGMIMANCLSSMKEELERTKHELQQLKERESEKLMETEFVDVKFVEDSTRFEVKKQNSEDEDQEKGIMEFQKKRYVTFANPPSLEQVLIPQGVEKLERHPSIKKKKKPLIPLLGGIFSKKKGSS, encoded by the exons ATGAATATGGATAAGGAAGACGGAGTTGTGGTTATCAAAAGGGTGGAGATAGACACGAGGGCGCCCTTCAGGTCCGTCAAAGAGGCCGTGACATTGTTTGGCGAGAAAGTTCTAGCTGGGGAGCTCTATGCCAGCAAACTCAAAGAG ATGCACAGTGGAGGTAGCGAAATTAATGGGCATGGCCCTTCGAGGCTTGGAAATGTTGCAATATCTGAACTAGAAGAGACAAGACAAAGCCTccaaaaagcaaaagaagaaggCATGATTATGGCAAATTGCCTCTCTTCTATGAAGGAAGAGCTTGAACGCACAAAGCATGAGCTCCAACAACTGAAGGAACGTGAATCCGAAAAACTGATGGAAACAGAGTTTGTAGACGTCAAGTTTGTTGAGGACTCGACGAGATTTGAGgtcaaaaaacaaaactcaGAAGACGAAGATCAAGAGAAAGGAATAATggagtttcaaaagaaaagatatgtGACTTTTGCAAATCCTCCATCGTTAGAACAAGTTTTAATCCCACAAGGCGTAGAAAAACTTGAGAGACACCCTTctatcaagaagaagaaaaagccaTTGATCCCTCTACTTGGAGGgattttttccaagaaaaaaggCAGCTCATGA
- the LOC121259209 gene encoding uncharacterized protein LOC121259209, with translation MHRPQRESFVIQLLSGREALPDQASTVPPKFNFSDQMKLFNSFRKILMRLLFSLPSRGSSAASGMAARQKNCDTNVSHEPPKTSCSSYYSSHSHYNEAIADCIEFFNKSSQDGILDSRKSDVQV, from the coding sequence ATGCACAGACCTCAAAGAGAGAGCTTTGTCATACAATTACTAAGTGGTCGTGAAGCTCTTCCTGATCAGGCCAGCACTGTCCCTCCCAAGTTCAACTTTTCAGATCAGATGAAGCTCTTTAATAGTTTCCGCAAGATTCTCATGCGACTATTATTCTCACTCCCTTCTCGCGGGTCTTCAGCTGCATCCGGAATGGCAGCGAGGCAAAAGAACTGCGACACAAACGTATCTCATGAGCCGCCAAAGACTTCATGCAGCTCCTATTACTCGTCTCACTCCCATTACAACGAGGCCATCGCCGACTGCATTGAGTTCTTCAACAAATCGTCGCAGGACGGGATTTTGGACAGTCGTAAATCCGATGTTCAGGTTTGA